A window of Leishmania infantum JPCM5 genome chromosome 3 genomic DNA:
ggtggACCAGCATGACTGCCACGGCTGCCCATTTCGTTTCCGCGACGAGGGAGCACTGCGGACGATGCTTGGGAAGGAAACCCAAAACCCGAAGGGGTGCAACTATCCCAGCGTGCGACCCACCCCAGGCGACATCGAGGACATCGTCTCCGACAGCAAGGCACAGCATtacacgcgcgcatgctATAAGTACTTCATGGCCACCCACCCCGGCGCCCGCCGCGACACCCTCTTTCGGTCTCCATACGAATACTACAGCGTTAGCCTCGAGTTCGAGACGCCGAGCGACAGCACAGAGTCAGCGCGGCCCTCTGCAGTCCCCGGCAAGCGAACGTCTGTGGTGCTCAACGAAGACGTCCTGCGCCTCCGTACGTCTCCGTAGAGCGAAGAAGGTGGAGGCGAACGTGTAACGGAAGACAAGACACGAGTGTGCGCAAGTGAAAAGGAAGCGGGCAggtacacagagagagacacacataGACGTCGACTCTTGTTGCGTCGTCATCATAGAGTGCATTagcgaggcagagagaaagagcggcGCGAGAACTTGGTGCCTTGATGGCCGCATCCGCCCTGTATTCTGGTAATGCCCATCTACGCCGactggagagggaggtgggggaAAGGAAAGGGCGAGGAGAAGGCCACTgggctgcggcagtggcggctgGTGTTTGCGGGCTCGTGCATAGTTGACTGTTCCCATGTTTTGTCccttcgccctcgccctcccacCCGTTATTTCCGCCTCATCATctcgcgtgcggcgcttTCTCGTCTGTCGTGGCGCGTATCCTCCGCTTTACGCCACGGCTCCATGAGCGTGGCTGTCCGCGTGGTGCGCTTCTTTGTTTCGGTTTGCTTCACGTGCCGTGCGGTACAAAGGCTGGACGGTGGGGTGTGAATGGGGCCAAAAAACGCAAGGCTGGTGAATAAGTGTTACCTTTccccgccttcttcgcccctcccctctctccgcgaGTGATGCTGATGTATTGTcctgtgtctctgtgtgtgacGGTTCGCACCCGTGTGCCATCTTCCCGGCGCGGCAACgggtacacacacgcacacacacacacacaggtaCACGGGCGCAGACAtgaagcgcacgcagcaTCCACACGCATACGAAATTCTATTCTGTTCGCGAAAAGCGGAAAAGACGCTGAAGGCAAACGAGTGTGGCGGTCGAGGTCCTAGAAAGGGAAGCTCGTACACACAATGCCGGCTGCCCCATGCACCCTCCTTTCTCTAtcgccgaggaggatgaacgGAAGTTTCGTCAGGCAACGCTTCCCCAGCTCCGCTGCCATACGAACGGCAACCCGAAACCTTGAATACGCAAGCGAAAATGGGGGTGACTGTTGAAGTGACAGTCCTACATgcacccacccccttccaGTATACGTGAGGGGTGGCTTGGGGCTCTTTGGTCATCCCCTCCCTTCGTctcatctctccctctcggcTTCCCCTTCCTCCAACGCCTCTgcacgtgcttgtgtgctccCTTTCACCGCCGTCAACGATCGGAAGCTCATAATAGTAATAATAATAAGGGATAATCAATGCTTCGTGCATGCTGGCTACGGTACTGcgccgcaggcgctgcggccgggGGCAGTGGTGGAGTTCAGCCGTCTCCTCGCCAGGATTCTGGGAACACTAGCGCTTCCGAGCAGCAAGCGAGGAGTGGCGGTAGGCGTCGCTACCGCATTGAGAGTGGGTATGACGGTGCGAAGAATTACGACGAGCGCGGCCAgttcttctccgccttcctCAGCCTCGGTATCATATCGTTGGGGTGCACCTTTCTCTTCGTGCCTCTGTATCGCATGTATTGCGCCCCCACCGGCCGTGGCGCGGATCCGAAGTTCTATACCCCTGACGCGGCCCGCAAGCGCGATGAGCAGAACAAGAGCTACCCGGTTCCCAAGAAGCTGCTGAAGGTCCGCTTCCTCAGTGACGTGGGCAACACGATGCCCATCGCCTTCGTCCCTCTGcagagggaggtggaggtgctcgTTGGCGAGCCGGCGCTGGCTTTCTACTCCGCGTACAACCGCAGTAATCGCACGCTGCTCGGCGTCTCATCCTACACGATCGCGCCACCGGAGGTGACGAACTACCTCAACAAGATCCAGTGCTTCTGCTTCGAAGAGCAGCGTTTCAAGCCGCATGAGTTAGTTGAGATGCCCGTATTCTTTTACATCGATCGCGACTTTCTGAATGATCCGATGGTGAACTGGCTCGATGAAGTGATCGTCAACTACACCTTCTTCAACCTCGAAAAGACGAAGGACTACATCTTCCGTTCCAACGCGCGGTAAACAGCGCGCGCAACGGTGGCAACGGATGATCACACGTGCAACCTTCGTCGCCATCATCGTTTCCTCCCCACGCTCTCCTTCCccgtcggctgctgctgcgatggtAGTCGGTCGCCTTGATGCTGGTGATAGGGGAGGCGGATGTGCGAGGTCAATGCTGTGCGCGTTCTAGGGAGGgaagggtggggggaggcgaAGGGGCCGAACAGGAAAGGGGGAGCCAGACACGTCAGCACGTCACTGTGCCCTCGAGTGTCTAGTTTCGTGACGGCTGTTGCTCTAACTCCCTGACAGCCGTTATACACTGTTTGCCCCTTGTCTTGTTGGTGGCGCTTTTGTGCGTATCGCCGCTTCCTCTCCCACCCTCTTCTTtagtgtgtatgtgtatgtgtgttcgAGTTTGTTCGCCCACCGGCCCCGTCTGTGCACTCGGATGCGGTGCTCTCTTGTTATCGCTGTGgccgtgtgcatgtgtgacCTTCGTTTCCTCTGAGCCTTTTCTGTTATGGCGGTTGtcgtctccgcctctcttgcCATGGTTGCAGTCAcaaaatgaaaaaaaaaacaagcaaaagCGGGAGTGGCGGGGAGACggtccccccccctcacgGATGACCTTCCTCTCACCCCCTGCGACTCCTTATCTGCTCATCTTCACCGTCATTGGCATCCTTACTCTACTCTTCTgggcacacacccacgcaacGCTTACGGCATGTGCACACGTCTCCGCTGCAGAGAAGCGCTCTTGCAggtcccccaccccaccccctttctcTGGAGtcgcatgcatgtgtgtcggtgtgtgtcTATGTGTCCTTTGCCTGCGTAGTGCAGCATCGAAAGCCTCATGCTCCTTCCCTAACGAACAACACCGgtgctcttctctttttcgtcGCCGTTGGTTGCTCTCGTCGTCTGGGAGTCTCGCGTGCGTCTTTGTGTGTTGAGTTGTGGTGAGCGGGTGtgatggcacacacacacacaccagagAAGATGCAAGCGGCGAATCGGGGCCCGCCTgtcgtctccctccccctccctttttcaTTCGCGGTGAGGGCTGTCCCTTCATTCCACAACTTCTTTGCTGTCCTCgtccctctccgcctccctccctccctcccgttGCAACCACACCGATGCATCTCGTGACTCTCTGCCGCTCCGGCTGTGCCGGATCTGAAAAGGCACGACGCTACCGTGCGCCACATcgctgcaccccctcccctcttctcgcGCGTGCCGGATAAGCACGGAAGGTGCGTAGGCGTTTGCAAGCGCACACATGCTCATAGAAAGATGAAAGGCACGCCGGCTCTTGTGATTGGGCGCAAGGagctcttctccttcgcaGACCGCTACAGCTCACGGCGCCTCAGCGACTACAGCAGCCTGGCAGACGGCGAGGTGCTCTGCTGCCTCTTCAACCTCGTCTTCCCTGACCTTCGCATTCGCCCAGCACCATCGCAGACACACTCCAGCACGCAGCGGGCACACGCCAACTGGGAGCAACTCTTTCGCCGCTTTGCAAGGCTGCACATCCCGCTCTCGTTCCTCGATCCTGCCGCCCTCCAAGCCGGCAGCGTCGAGTGCGGCTTCAGTACGCTCGTCCTTTTCTACTTCTTCCATCACCTCTCGAAGCGGCCGGACTTCTCGGCTGAGTTCGCGCTCGACGTGGCCGAGGAGGTGACCACCTACCTGCAGTCGACCGACTGCATCGCCACCCTGTTGCTGGGGGGCGCACTTCAATGGGCTGCGGTGCCGGAGCCGCTGGCGCAGACGCTACGCGTGCACCCGGTTTTCCACACAactgcggaggcggagatggcacaggaggaggaggcagcccGCACCTACCGCTCGATGTTTGCGCGGCGGCGTACAGGCAGCGCCAACAGTATGCACAACCTCCCTGCGACTCAACGTGCACATTCACGCACGACGGAGCAGCAGTCGGGAATCGGCGGCCCGAGTAGCATGAAACCCGCATCCTTCTCCTCACCCTCTGCGGCGTCGTCTTCTACGCCGTGTTGTAAAGGCAGGGCAGactcaccaccgccgcggccaccacTGCACAACGCATCGACACAGTCCACTCGCTCCTCCACATCGAGACTGTCGAGCAGCGACAATGTGAGCCCGTCTGTCGACCTCTGCCGGCTGGAGCGCCAATGCAGCTctgagaggcgcacacgcagcgccgAGGCGTGTGGTGTATCCCAGCCAAGGGCCCCAAATCAGCGCAGCTCATCACGGCGTAGCGCATCGTCATCGCGCTCATCTGGGAATTCCCATTCTTCGACAATGACTGCTATGTCATGTCAGTCCTCCGgcacggcagacgcggcTGTCGCACAGGCGTCTCGTATGCCCTAccgctctgcctcttcgGTGAGCGCCGCGACCGGGTCCCGGGGGTCAGCGGTGTCGtcctcacgcgcacgcgacgcGGCGCTCGAAGCTGCACTGCAGTCAAAGGAGGCAGAGTGCGAGTCACTTCAGAtgcaggtggcgcagctgctgactCTTCTCGCCAAcacgcgcgctgccggcaccgcctcagctgccaccagcagcgggagCCACCTGCGCAGCCCCAGtccgcgtgcagcagcggcggcagaaacAGCGCAAAGAGGTGACATAACGGATGGTACATCCACAGCAcaactgcagctgcgctacGCTGACCGCATCGAGGAGCTAGAGACACAGTTGCGCGCCTACCGCGAAGCCAGCGACAAGCGACAAGCGCCgtcgtctccctctcccgcaccagcagcacccccacccctacCACCATCAGGAGCTACGATGGACAGggctgcgctggaggcggagatcGCGGCACTGACAGCGGACATCGTCGACGACGAGACGGGGACTACCGTCGTAGATGTGCATGAGAAGGCAAACCTGCTGCACTGCCTTATGCTGGAGCACCTGCAGGAGGCGCCGCGCAATCGCAAGCAGATGCAGCGATGGCTGTGGTCGATCGTCGCAGCGCACCACACAATGGAGGGGCGgttgatggcggcggtgggcctACTGCGCCTGTGGAGCACTACGCTCCCGGCCGCTGGTGCGGGTGCGGCCGCGGTCGCGAATTCTTCCGCCGCCAATAGGGAGGCGTGCACGGCGGTACAGCGGAGTCAGTCGACGGTCGCGGCTTCCTTCTCTGCGGTTTCACCGGGTAGCAACTTCGACATCGCTGACAGCGGAGGCGCCGATCACGAAGAGATGACTGCGTTGCGTAGCGCTCATTatgcggagctggaggcccTTCATGCGCGGGAGCACCAgctggcggcagcactgcagGGAGCGCAGGCAAACAACGCcgcgacggtgcagcgggcGGTTCGGCGGGAGCGACTGTGGAAGTCGCTATGCGCGTCCGTCTACGCAGCGGAGCAAGCTTCCTACGCGATCACGGAATGCCGCTCAGCTGAGGAAGTCGAGGAGCGACTGCGTCAGCGGGAAGAGCACTACGGCGTCGTAGAGtcgctgacgcagcagctggtggaGGATGGCCAGCAGGAGGTGACGACGAGCACGCACCATGAGGAAATAGAGGCAACAGCTGGATCGCC
This region includes:
- a CDS encoding putative cytochrome c oxidase assembly protein; the encoded protein is MYCAPTGRGADPKFYTPDAARKRDEQNKSYPVPKKLLKVRFLSDVGNTMPIAFVPLQREVEVLVGEPALAFYSAYNRSNRTLLGVSSYTIAPPEVTNYLNKIQCFCFEEQRFKPHELVEMPVFFYIDRDFLNDPMVNWLDEVIVNYTFFNLEKTKDYIFRSNAR